From Sphingopyxis sp. USTB-05, the proteins below share one genomic window:
- a CDS encoding MFS transporter, with protein sequence MAEGGAAVTVDARQSERKVILASSLGTVFEWYDFYLYGLLATIISAQFFSGVNETTGFIFALAAFAAGFAVRPFGALVFGRIGDLVGRKNTFLVTMGLMGASTFLVGVLPSYTSIGVAAPILLVLLRLVQGLALGGEYGGAATYVAEHAPDGKRGLFTSFIQTTATLGLFAALGVVIVIRSAMGEAAFADWGWRIPFLISVILLGVSLWIRLQLEESPVFKQMKEEGTTSKAPLTEAFGRWENLKWVVVALFGAVAGQAVVWYSGQFYALFFLEKTLKVDGATANILIAIALALGTPFFIFFGWLSDKIGRKPIILAGCALAAITYFPAFHMLTEAANPAMAKAQATAAVKVNADPGACAFQFDPIGKEKFESTGCDIAKSALAKAGVSYTSVTRPRRTGEAADVWVGNRVLVAPEPWRLAEEDRAAAAEAFRKELSAATAAAGYPAKADLDAMNKPLVVAILFYLVLLVTMVYGPIAALLVELFPSRIRYTAMSLPYHIGNGWFGGFLPTTAFAMVAATGNIYYGLWYPVIVAVITLVIGLLFLPETFRRSLHP encoded by the coding sequence ATGGCCGAAGGCGGAGCAGCAGTTACGGTCGATGCCCGGCAGAGCGAACGAAAGGTCATCCTGGCCTCGTCGCTTGGCACGGTGTTCGAATGGTATGACTTCTACCTCTACGGCTTGCTCGCGACGATCATCTCGGCGCAATTTTTTTCGGGCGTCAACGAAACCACCGGTTTCATTTTCGCACTCGCGGCCTTTGCCGCGGGTTTTGCCGTAAGGCCATTCGGTGCGCTCGTCTTCGGGCGCATCGGCGATCTCGTCGGGCGCAAGAACACCTTTCTGGTCACCATGGGCCTGATGGGCGCCTCGACCTTCCTCGTCGGCGTGCTGCCCAGCTATACCTCGATCGGGGTTGCGGCGCCGATCCTGCTTGTGCTGCTGCGCCTCGTTCAGGGGCTCGCGCTCGGCGGTGAATATGGCGGCGCCGCCACTTATGTCGCCGAACATGCCCCCGACGGCAAACGCGGCCTCTTCACCAGCTTTATCCAGACAACCGCGACGCTCGGGCTGTTCGCGGCGCTCGGCGTCGTGATCGTCATTCGCTCGGCAATGGGCGAGGCAGCCTTCGCCGACTGGGGCTGGCGTATTCCCTTCCTGATCTCGGTCATTCTGCTCGGCGTGTCGCTGTGGATCCGCCTCCAGCTCGAGGAAAGCCCGGTCTTCAAGCAGATGAAGGAGGAGGGCACGACCTCCAAAGCTCCGCTGACCGAGGCATTCGGTCGCTGGGAAAACCTGAAATGGGTCGTCGTCGCGCTCTTCGGGGCGGTCGCGGGGCAGGCGGTGGTCTGGTACTCGGGGCAATTCTATGCGCTCTTCTTTCTCGAAAAGACGCTGAAGGTCGATGGCGCGACCGCGAACATCCTGATCGCCATTGCGCTCGCGCTCGGTACGCCTTTCTTCATCTTCTTCGGCTGGCTCAGCGACAAGATCGGACGCAAGCCGATCATCCTCGCGGGCTGCGCGCTCGCCGCGATCACCTATTTCCCGGCGTTCCATATGCTGACCGAAGCCGCCAATCCCGCGATGGCAAAGGCGCAGGCGACCGCTGCGGTAAAGGTCAACGCCGACCCCGGCGCCTGCGCGTTCCAGTTCGATCCGATCGGCAAGGAAAAATTCGAAAGCACCGGCTGCGATATCGCCAAGTCGGCGCTCGCCAAGGCTGGCGTCAGCTACACCAGCGTGACGCGCCCGCGTCGCACCGGCGAGGCCGCAGACGTTTGGGTCGGCAATCGTGTGCTCGTCGCGCCTGAGCCTTGGCGGCTCGCAGAGGAAGACCGCGCCGCCGCGGCCGAAGCGTTCCGCAAGGAGCTTTCCGCCGCGACCGCCGCTGCGGGCTATCCTGCCAAGGCCGATCTCGATGCGATGAACAAGCCGCTGGTCGTTGCGATTCTCTTCTACCTCGTGCTGCTCGTGACGATGGTTTACGGTCCGATCGCGGCGCTGCTGGTCGAACTGTTTCCCAGCCGCATCCGCTACACCGCGATGTCGCTGCCCTATCACATCGGC
- a CDS encoding DEAD/DEAH box helicase — MTTFNDFGLHADINRALAAKDYTQPTPIQTQAIPPLMKGRDLCGIAQTGTGKTAGFSLPSIHHLLTYPHRANPRSCRMLVLAPTRELAAQIAQSCRDYGRFTKLSVSTVFGGVPINKQIRDLSGGVDILVATPGRLLDLIDQRALRLDDVEIFVLDEADQMMDMGFIHSLRRIAKLLPSRRQNLFFSATMPKEIAHLAEQFLEDPVTVSVTPAATTVEKISQYSTFVEQKEKQALLHSVIASEDIDRALIFTRTKHGADRVVRHLAGAGIKAMAIHGNKSQSQRTHALQAFRSGDIKLLVATDIAARGIDVSGVSHVINFEIPNVPEQYVHRIGRTARAGAEGKAISFIAPDERPYMRDIERVTRSKSEPMPLPENFNELVRNLPKPAQPPRDTGSQGRNPQRQREDALRGRDGNKPRGDRGPRRDNAPAGEGAEGQRKRRFRPRNKSVGAHKGAVKRVG; from the coding sequence ATGACGACTTTTAACGACTTTGGCCTGCACGCCGACATTAATCGCGCGCTTGCCGCCAAGGATTATACCCAGCCGACCCCGATCCAGACGCAGGCGATCCCGCCGCTGATGAAGGGCCGCGACCTGTGCGGCATCGCGCAGACCGGTACCGGCAAGACCGCCGGCTTCTCGCTGCCCTCGATCCATCACCTCCTGACCTATCCGCACCGCGCCAATCCGCGGAGCTGCCGCATGCTCGTTCTCGCGCCGACGCGCGAACTTGCTGCGCAGATCGCGCAGAGCTGCCGCGACTATGGCCGCTTTACCAAGCTCAGCGTCTCGACCGTCTTTGGCGGCGTACCGATCAACAAGCAGATCCGTGACCTTTCGGGCGGCGTCGACATTCTCGTCGCCACTCCCGGCCGTCTACTCGACCTGATCGACCAGCGCGCCCTGCGTCTCGACGACGTCGAAATCTTCGTCCTCGACGAAGCCGACCAGATGATGGACATGGGCTTCATCCACTCGCTGCGCCGCATCGCCAAGCTGCTGCCTTCGCGCCGCCAGAACCTCTTCTTCTCGGCGACGATGCCGAAGGAGATTGCGCATCTGGCCGAACAGTTCCTCGAAGATCCGGTCACCGTGTCGGTCACCCCCGCGGCGACCACGGTCGAAAAGATCAGCCAATATTCGACCTTCGTCGAACAGAAGGAAAAGCAGGCGCTGCTGCACTCGGTCATCGCCAGCGAAGATATCGACCGCGCATTGATCTTTACCCGCACCAAGCATGGCGCCGACCGCGTCGTGCGCCATCTCGCGGGTGCAGGCATCAAGGCGATGGCGATCCATGGCAACAAGAGCCAGTCGCAGCGCACCCACGCGCTGCAGGCGTTCCGTTCGGGCGACATCAAGCTGCTCGTCGCGACCGACATCGCCGCACGCGGCATCGACGTATCGGGCGTCAGCCATGTGATCAACTTCGAGATCCCGAACGTTCCCGAACAATATGTCCACCGCATCGGCCGCACCGCGCGCGCCGGCGCCGAGGGCAAGGCGATCAGCTTCATCGCGCCCGATGAGCGTCCCTATATGCGCGACATCGAGCGCGTGACGCGGAGCAAGTCCGAGCCGATGCCGCTGCCGGAGAATTTCAACGAGCTGGTGCGTAACCTGCCAAAGCCGGCTCAGCCGCCGCGCGACACTGGCAGCCAGGGCCGCAACCCGCAGCGCCAGCGCGAAGACGCGCTGCGCGGCCGCGACGGCAACAAGCCGCGCGGCGATCGCGGTCCGCGCCGCGACAATGCGCCCGCCGGCGAAGGCGCCGAAGGTCAGCGCAAGCGCCGTTTTCGCCCGCGCAACAAAAGCGTCGGAGCGCATAAGGGTGCGGTGAAGCGCGTCGGTTGA